Proteins encoded together in one Alkalihalobacillus sp. TS-13 window:
- a CDS encoding ABC transporter ATP-binding protein, translating to MFELENLRLKFPGDERLLFKDLSVQFEKGEKVLLLGPSGCGKSTLLQVLSGLIPQSVEVPMKVEKIQLPESWGYVFQDPDSQFCMPYVDEELAFVLENLQIPREEMPERITSLLKAVGLDLADPHIPIQTLSGGMKQRLAIASVLALEPEVLFLDEPTALLDPRGTEEIWETVKRISDGKTLIIVEHKLDHVLDLVDRIILFNDHGEIIADGHKDRVLKNYRKTMQEQGIWYPGVWQDYLRNRTAKRTLGPAQEIVIELNNFSGYRKKKPLISVEEAAIRTGEWITIVGENGAGKSTLLHALMQFIKTTGHYEIHGEAIKNGKRITDHLTFVFQNPEFQFVTNSVYEEIAYGLQLERLEEPAIQERVLEVLERFRLSDYQYHHPYHLSMGQKRRLSVAASIVQGQPVLLLDEPTFGQDSKNTFALLEMLEAFQHAGVTILMVTHDRHIVEHFATRVWTIENGLLVSNEQIQVKEPVHA from the coding sequence ATGTTCGAACTTGAAAACCTTAGACTGAAGTTTCCGGGTGACGAACGATTGCTTTTCAAGGACTTATCGGTTCAGTTTGAAAAAGGTGAAAAAGTGCTGTTGCTCGGACCGTCAGGATGTGGGAAATCGACTCTGCTTCAAGTTTTGTCAGGGCTCATCCCGCAATCGGTCGAAGTCCCGATGAAAGTGGAAAAGATCCAACTTCCTGAATCCTGGGGCTATGTGTTTCAGGATCCGGACTCGCAATTTTGCATGCCTTACGTTGATGAGGAACTCGCTTTCGTATTGGAAAACCTGCAGATACCGCGAGAAGAGATGCCTGAAAGAATCACCTCCCTTTTAAAAGCGGTAGGGTTGGACTTGGCAGACCCCCATATACCTATACAAACACTGTCAGGCGGGATGAAGCAGCGGCTGGCAATTGCATCTGTCCTTGCGCTCGAGCCAGAGGTGCTGTTTCTTGATGAACCGACAGCATTACTCGATCCGCGAGGGACAGAAGAAATCTGGGAGACGGTCAAAAGGATCAGCGACGGTAAAACTCTTATCATCGTGGAACACAAGCTCGATCATGTTTTGGACCTGGTTGATCGGATCATCCTGTTCAATGACCATGGCGAGATCATAGCAGATGGCCACAAGGATCGAGTGTTGAAAAACTACCGGAAAACGATGCAAGAGCAAGGTATCTGGTATCCAGGAGTCTGGCAGGACTACCTGCGGAACCGGACAGCGAAAAGGACACTGGGACCAGCACAGGAAATCGTAATCGAACTTAACAATTTTTCTGGTTATCGGAAAAAGAAACCCCTAATCTCAGTTGAAGAGGCGGCGATCCGGACCGGCGAGTGGATTACGATTGTCGGTGAAAACGGAGCTGGCAAGTCGACGCTGTTGCATGCGCTCATGCAGTTCATCAAGACGACAGGGCATTATGAAATCCATGGCGAGGCGATCAAAAACGGAAAACGGATAACAGATCATTTGACCTTCGTTTTTCAAAATCCGGAATTCCAGTTCGTCACTAATTCGGTGTATGAAGAAATCGCTTATGGATTGCAGCTGGAAAGGCTGGAGGAGCCGGCTATTCAAGAAAGAGTGCTGGAGGTGCTTGAGCGGTTCCGGCTCAGCGATTATCAATATCACCACCCGTATCATCTGTCGATGGGACAGAAACGTAGGCTGAGTGTCGCGGCGTCGATTGTTCAGGGCCAGCCGGTTTTACTTTTGGATGAACCGACATTCGGTCAGGATTCGAAAAACACTTTCGCGTTGTTGGAAATGCTTGAAGCTTTTCAGCATGCTGGCGTCACGATCCTCATGGTGACGCACGACCGCCATATCGTCGAGCATTTCGCGACCCGGGTCTGGACGATTGAAAACGGTTTATTGGTAAGTAACGAACAAATCCAGGTAAAAGAGCCTGTACATGCATAG
- a CDS encoding energy-coupling factor transporter transmembrane protein EcfT, which yields MAMDFGFKETWLHKINPTLKLFTMIVLFIFVLFVHQINWLINLTLGAFILFWFFSGHPKKRLSLLMIPFVIIFISTASSMILFGKGETTWLKWGLIHVTEESFYRGLHLGFRAMIFALLGLTFALTTRPVNLFYSLMQQVKLNPKYAYSFMAGLRLIPIMIEEFLTIRNAMKVRGVEQQRGIRALYFKIKSYSIPLLSQSIRRAHRIAVAMEAKRFTGMGKRTYYYKLGFSFNDGVFIMYLGALILGSYYLSTIWPFFPVGDVRY from the coding sequence ATGGCGATGGATTTCGGCTTTAAGGAAACCTGGCTTCATAAGATCAATCCGACGTTGAAGCTGTTTACAATGATTGTCCTTTTCATCTTCGTCCTTTTTGTACACCAGATCAATTGGCTGATCAATTTGACACTCGGGGCGTTCATCCTGTTCTGGTTCTTTTCCGGTCACCCTAAAAAGCGGCTCAGCCTTCTGATGATACCTTTCGTAATTATCTTCATTTCAACCGCCTCTTCGATGATCCTTTTCGGAAAAGGGGAGACGACCTGGCTGAAATGGGGATTGATCCATGTGACCGAAGAGAGCTTTTACCGGGGGCTTCATCTCGGCTTCAGGGCAATGATTTTCGCTTTGTTGGGGTTGACTTTTGCGCTTACGACACGACCCGTCAACTTGTTCTATTCCTTAATGCAACAGGTGAAATTGAACCCGAAATATGCATATAGCTTCATGGCTGGGCTCCGCCTGATCCCGATCATGATCGAAGAATTTCTGACGATCCGTAATGCGATGAAAGTCAGGGGAGTCGAACAGCAACGGGGTATTCGAGCGCTTTATTTTAAAATCAAATCCTACTCGATTCCACTGTTGTCCCAGAGCATCAGGAGAGCTCACCGGATTGCTGTCGCAATGGAAGCGAAGCGTTTTACCGGAATGGGAAAGCGGACCTATTACTACAAGCTCGGGTTTTCGTTCAACGACGGCGTCTTCATTATGTACCTGGGTGCTCTGATTCTAGGGAGCTATTATCTGTCTACAATCTGGCCGTTCTTCCCGGTCGGGGACGTCCGTTACTAG